GCTCGCCGACTGGATAGCCGCAATTCCAACACAGCCCGCGTCGGCCCCGTCGTCGCGCTCGACACTCACGCAATATCCACCACATAGTGTAGACAAACGCTCCATGAACTGGAACATCAATGAGGAGTCCGAGTGCAATCGGTCGCAGAGGCAACACGCGGGGCACATTCTTGTATCCGGCGAATCGCGGTAGCGTACTGAGTTCGATTCCACCGACGATGACCCGTTTACCGTCCGCACTCTTGAAAGTAGAGGACGCGAGACATCTCGCCGGCCAGCCGTATGCTTCGTATTGCTCGGCCAAGATGCTGACAGGCCCCCCTTTCGCAGGATTGAGATCTGCCCAATGAGGCAGTCCGCTCTCGCGCAACTTCACCGGATCGATGGAATCGGCGACGGAGTAATTCCCACCGCGAGCAAAGATCACCGTAGATCCACGCCCCACCACGCTCTGGTACCCTCGGCGACCAGTTCGAGTGGTAACGCTGAGACGTTCCACTGGACTGAGTTCCAACACGTTTATGCGCAGCGTGCTCGCGAATAGCGCCGCGAGAGTAGCGCTCACCAGCGCACCAAGGAGCAAGGACACAAGCAGCCTTGTTGTGTTCGCTACGGACAAACCGGGGGAAGGCCAGCGCCACATGTGGCGAACGTGGTTGTATCGCAGCCTGATGCAGTACACGGATCACAGCAGTTCCATCCGGTTTGTGCTTCTACTGTGCCCTGGTCTCTGAAGGTGTCCCACCATATTGGCGTGAACGAATCGTGTCGTGGCCCACCAAAAACGCACACAAGCCCGCTGACTACGCCGCCACGGCATTCTCCCTGGCGGCTTCGAAGGCAACCGGACTGACGTAGCCGAGCGACTGATGCAGCCGCCGCCGGTTGTAGAAGATCTCGATGTAGCGGAAGGCGCTGGCGTGAGCGTCCTCCATCGTCGCCAGCTGCTTGTGGTTCATCCATTCACCCTTGAGCGCCCCGAAGAACCGTTCCATCGGAGCGTTGTCCCAGCAGTTGCCCCGGCGGCTCATGCTGCAGTCGATCCCGTGCTTGGTCAGGAGGTCCCGGTAGTGACCGCTGGCGTATTGGCAGCCACGATCGGAGTGATGAAGCAGACCATCTTGCGGGCAGCGGCTCGTGATCGCGTTGTGCAAGGCGGCCTCGACGAGCGCCGTGTCGAGCTGCCGACTGACGGACCACCCGACGATTCGGCGCGAGAAGAGGTCCATGACCGCCGCCAGGTAGACCCAGCCGCGTGCCGTCTGGAGATACGTGATGTCGGCCACCCATTTCTCGTTTGGAGCGGACGCCTGGAAGACCCGGGCGAGCTGATTCGGAGCTACCGGTGAGGAGTGAGACGAATCGGTGGTGACGACAAACCGGCGTCTTTGAGCCTTGCTGCGTAGTCCCAACGCCCGCATGATGCGAGCGATGGTGTTGCGGCAAGCGCTGACGGTGCGGTTGAGCACCTGGGCGATCTTCCGGCTCCCGTAGATCCCATGATTCGCCTCGAAGCTCTTGATGACCGCTTCGCTGATCTCCTCGCGCCGGCGATCGCGCTCTGACGGCGCACGTCGGAGCCAGCCGTAGAAGCCGCTCGGGGAGACCTCGAGTACTTTGGTCATGATCGTGACGGGGTATTCGTGCCGGTGGTTCTTCATGAACACGTACCGGCTCACTGGTCCTTTGCGAAGAAGGCCGTCGCTTTTTTTAAAATCTCGCGTTCCATGCGTAGGCGGCGGTTCTCTTCGCGCAGGATGGCGAGCTCGTCGTCCTTCGAAGCGAACTTGCGCTTGGACTGATCGGCCTCGTCGCCGTACCGGTCGACCCACCTGGACAAGGTCGTGTGGGTGACGCCCACGGATTCGGCAGCTGCGTTGATCGAGTAGCTCTCCTCGGTGACGAGGCGGGCCGCATCGCGTTTGAACTGTTCTGAGTATCGCTGACCACTCATGCAGGACTCCTTTCGCCGGAGGCAGTGTCCCGGCTGGGTCCTGTGTGCGTCAATCGTGGGCCACCTCATCGC
The DNA window shown above is from Rhodothermales bacterium and carries:
- a CDS encoding IS3 family transposase, translating into MSRYVFMKNHRHEYPVTIMTKVLEVSPSGFYGWLRRAPSERDRRREEISEAVIKSFEANHGIYGSRKIAQVLNRTVSACRNTIARIMRALGLRSKAQRRRFVVTTDSSHSSPVAPNQLARVFQASAPNEKWVADITYLQTARGWVYLAAVMDLFSRRIVGWSVSRQLDTALVEAALHNAITSRCPQDGLLHHSDRGCQYASGHYRDLLTKHGIDCSMSRRGNCWDNAPMERFFGALKGEWMNHKQLATMEDAHASAFRYIEIFYNRRRLHQSLGYVSPVAFEAARENAVAA
- a CDS encoding transposase, translating into MSGQRYSEQFKRDAARLVTEESYSINAAAESVGVTHTTLSRWVDRYGDEADQSKRKFASKDDELAILREENRRLRMEREILKKATAFFAKDQ